From one Basilea psittacipulmonis DSM 24701 genomic stretch:
- a CDS encoding ATP-binding protein, whose amino-acid sequence MQKSNIELLINKALTVLSQLEHFLPPLPTPTDWNAKAFRWEKKGHTAYLAPIHHLALIHPEDLHFVDKQKEAIDQNTYQFLQGLPANNVLMTGSRGTGKSSLVKAMLDKYANKGLRLIEIDKSDLKDLNQIITLVSGRPEKFIIFCDDLSFEEGEAGYKELKSILDGSVSASTENILIYATSNRRHLMPEKMQDNLDSHYVNGDLHPSESIEEKVSLSERFGLWLTFYSFTQDEYLNIVDYWLRQLNCPEQHISASHTEALQWATQRGSRSGRIARHFAKYWTAKYLQK is encoded by the coding sequence ATGCAAAAATCCAACATCGAATTATTGATTAATAAAGCACTTACCGTCCTTTCTCAGCTTGAACACTTTCTTCCTCCTTTGCCCACCCCAACGGATTGGAATGCCAAAGCATTTCGATGGGAAAAGAAAGGACACACCGCTTACCTAGCCCCTATCCATCATCTTGCTTTAATTCATCCAGAAGACTTACATTTTGTTGACAAACAAAAAGAAGCTATCGATCAAAACACCTATCAATTTCTTCAAGGTCTGCCTGCTAATAATGTGTTAATGACAGGTTCTCGAGGAACAGGAAAGAGTTCTTTGGTTAAAGCTATGTTGGATAAATATGCCAATAAAGGTCTCAGACTCATTGAAATCGATAAATCCGATCTCAAAGATTTAAATCAAATTATCACCCTCGTCTCTGGTCGCCCTGAAAAATTTATTATCTTCTGTGATGATTTATCTTTTGAAGAAGGCGAGGCTGGATACAAAGAATTAAAGTCTATTTTGGACGGTTCTGTATCGGCCAGCACAGAAAATATTTTGATTTACGCCACCTCCAATCGTCGCCATCTCATGCCCGAAAAAATGCAAGATAACTTGGATTCACACTACGTGAATGGCGATTTACATCCTAGCGAATCGATCGAAGAAAAAGTCTCTTTATCTGAACGCTTTGGTTTATGGTTGACTTTTTATAGTTTCACCCAAGATGAATATTTAAATATTGTCGATTATTGGTTGCGTCAGCTCAACTGTCCAGAACAGCACATCTCAGCCTCTCATACAGAAGCCTTACAATGGGCCACCCAAAGAGGATCGCGTTCAGGTCGAATCGCCCGTCATTTTGCCAAATACTGGACAGCAAAATATCTACAAAAATAA